A genomic stretch from Schistosoma haematobium chromosome 2, whole genome shotgun sequence includes:
- a CDS encoding hypothetical protein (EggNog:ENOG410VCUC~COG:U) — MDTSLYPIVIAVVVCFVTVILYWLSVRKRLKNVLFIGACDSGKTTLFSSIVYGNPSSTFTSLNENVGNLKTDKKVLSILPHIERLLFLALVFVIDSKSIHSDVKDVAEFLYNILVDKVFIKNRVKLLIACNKQDATTAKGVSVVTHLLEKELNTLTFTRTGALAGLDQSTISTLTKPGVTFTFAKSRLPVDFVEISATNNASAIHKWLVQL, encoded by the exons ATGGATACTTCGTTGTATCCAATAGTTATTGCtgttgttgtgtgttttgtAACTGTTATACTATATTGGTTATCGGTCAGAAAGAGACTTAAAAACGTGTTGTTTATTGGTGCTTGTGATTCAGGGAAAACAACTCTTTTTTCATCTATTGTATATGGAAATCCATCTTCCACTTTTACATCTCTCAATGAGAATGTTGGAAATCTAAAAACAGATAAAAAAGTATTGAGCATCTTGCCTCATATTGAAAGGCTCTTGTTCTT GGCATTGGTATTTGTCATAGATTCAAAGTCTATTCATAGTGACGTAAAAGATGTTGCTGA GTTTTTGTACAATATACTTGTGGATAAGGTCTTTATAAAGAATCGCGTAAAATTACTAATAGCTTGCAATAAACAAGATGCTACCACGGCAAAAGGCGTCAGTGTAGTGACTCATTTGCTTGAAAAAGAATT GAATACTCTTACATTTACACGTACTGGTGCGCTTGCTGGCCTCGATCAGTCCACCATATCAACATTGACAAAGCCGGGAGTGACCTTCACTTTTGCAAAAAGTCGTTTACCGGTGGATTTCGTTGAAATTTCTGCTACAAATAATGCTTCTGCAATTCATAAGTGGCTTGTGCAATTATAA